A window from Thermodesulfobacteriota bacterium encodes these proteins:
- a CDS encoding response regulator: MADKRVLLVDDELLIRYTLAQTLQREGVEIVAVASAEAALTVLEGGAFDLCFLDVRLPGMDGLQALRLIRRHRPHTQVVLMSGHVAGTHDLDPAERPLDFLEKPFDLGRVRALADHVLGAPAS; this comes from the coding sequence GTGGCCGATAAACGCGTGCTCCTCGTCGACGACGAGCTTCTCATCCGCTACACCCTCGCCCAGACGCTGCAACGGGAGGGGGTCGAGATCGTGGCCGTGGCCAGCGCCGAGGCGGCCCTCACGGTGCTCGAAGGGGGGGCCTTCGATCTCTGCTTCCTGGACGTGCGCTTGCCCGGGATGGACGGTTTGCAGGCCCTGCGCCTCATCCGCCGCCACCGGCCCCACACCCAGGTCGTGCTCATGAGCGGGCACGTCGCCGGCACCCACGATCTCGACCCAGCCGAGCGCCCCCTCGACTTTCTCGAGAAGCCCTTCGACCTCGGCCGGGTGCGGGCCCTGGCGGATCACGTCCTGGGGGCTCCCGCCTCCTGA